The genomic interval AGTAAAGAATTTTTCTTTCAATTCCTTGTTGTCAGCGAGAAGAATAATGAGTTTTTTATCAATACTATCAGCAGAATCTTTTATCTTTATGTAATTCAATTCTCCTGATTCAGAATCCAAAAATAAAGGTTCTGATTTTAATGTTTTTACTAATGTTTGTTTGAGTTTGTTCATCGTTATTTTGTCTTTACGCTATTAAGAAATCTCTCAAATTCATTCTTATCTATCCGAAACTCCTTACCGATTTTATATGCCTTTAGACGACCAGATTTGATATAGCGATAAATGGTCATTATATTTACATCTAATTTCTCTGCTAAATCCTCTGCTTTGTAAAATTCTTTATTTTTGTTTTGCATTTTTGTATTTTTTAATTTCGTCAAAATAAGCCTCTTTATCTATCTCTTTATCAAGAAATTCTCTTGCGGAAAACTTACAATCCTCGGCTCTAATATATGGGTCGTCTCCAAACATAGCCCATTGAGCTATTACATCACCCAATGTCATTCCATCCTCATAAAGATAAGTGAGACTATCTAGTAGTATTTCCTTGCATTTCTTTATAGCATCTTCTGCATTATCAAATTCCGTGTATTTTTGGAAACTATCAGGGTCCATCATAGCGTGATAATTGTCATCTATCCAAACCTCATATTTTTTATTAGTTGAATCCATAACTATATTATACTTTACAATGGTTTACACATCAACTTGCGAAGTGGATAACTTTCTTCTTGCCCAGACTCTTTTCATATTGTCTGATAAAGCCTTGTGATAAGCTCTTGCGAAAAGTTTGCCTATCTCTGTCTGTAACTCTTTGTCTTTATTCGGATTGTTTTTATTGATTTTCATAAGTTTATTTAATGTTATTAAGTAATAAAGTAGCCTCATTTCAAGGCGGTCCTGAACCTGTGCGATATGGTACGAAATTAGTAAGAGTATCTTCTATCTGTTTAACCCAACTATGAAGAGGTTTTCCATCAGCAATTTTATTAAGTAATTTTATGTTATTGCTTACTAAATACCAGTTTCTTTGATTTATATGCTTTTCAGTAGTATCTCGTAAGGCACGGATACCGGCATCTTTACATAACACACTTAGCCCGACTAGATTTATAGCTTTACTAAGTTTTATTTTTGGCTCTTTTCTTATAATATCCGCTAACAACTGACTTGGACCATTTTCTAGCTCAAAAAGAAATAAGTTTTCGCCCTTCACGATTGTATCCCAGTAATGTCTTACAATTTTTTGACATACATCTTTTCTGAAGACCTCTCTAAAAGTAGGGTTCTTTGGGAAACCGAGCTTCAGCATTATTGAGTTAAGTTTTTGTTTATGACTTAGGCGTATTTCCATACGCAATACTTCAAGGGCTGGTTGATTCTCCTTAATCTCTTCAAACAAGGACCTTTGATATAAGGTTTGGTCTTCATCAACCGCCTTTTTCTTATTCTGATTAAGGTCTGCCAACTTGTCGTAGAAAACTATTGAGTGATTTATAGCGTACATTTGTAATGCCTTACCATCATTTTTAAAATTTACTTTGGTCAATTCAAGTTTTTTAGTTAGGTTTATTTTTCCAAGTTCTTTCAATACACCATATGCTCTATATCCGTCTGACAAAACTATATTTTTTGATGGATGAAAGGCTGATATATCAGCATTTTCAAGGTTTTTTATCTCCACCGATTCTCCCATTTCAAGTAGTTTTTTCTTAAGAGTTTTGACAACATAATCAAAATCTTTTTCTTCAACTTCATCAAGATTATTATTAAATATAAGCTTTGGAGCTGAAAACTCTATATTTATCATAGGCA from Candidatus Woesearchaeota archaeon carries:
- a CDS encoding helix-turn-helix domain-containing protein is translated as MQNKNKEFYKAEDLAEKLDVNIMTIYRYIKSGRLKAYKIGKEFRIDKNEFERFLNSVKTK